One genomic segment of Synchiropus splendidus isolate RoL2022-P1 chromosome 16, RoL_Sspl_1.0, whole genome shotgun sequence includes these proteins:
- the pax9 gene encoding paired box protein Pax-9, producing MEPAFGEVNQLGGVFVNGRPLPNAIRLRIVELAQLGIRPCDISRQLRVSHGCVSKILARYNETGSILPGAIGGSKPRVTTPTVVKHIRTYKQRDPGIFAWEIRDRLLADGVCDKFNLPSVSSISRILRNKIGNLSQQSQYESGKQGPHPPPQPTIPYNHLYSYPGSKVPTPPGMPTLPGHMAMHRIWPSSHSVTDILGIRSITEQQNAEWLAHSEQLCHSAQHASLPPSHPSVTLHGVQRHHVGLCDRSHMAAGQWQCSISPQL from the exons ATGG AACCAGCCTTCGGCGAGGTGAACCAGCTCGGTGGGGTTTTCGTCAACGGCAGGCCGCTCCCCAACGCCATCCGGCTCCGGATCGTGGAGCTGGCGCAGCTCGGAATCCGACCCTGCGACATCAGCCGACAGCTGCGAGTCTCTCACGGCTGCGTCAGTAAGATCCTGGCCCGCTACAACGAGACCGGCTCCATCCTCCCGGGAGCCATCGGAGGCAGCAAGCCGCGCGTCACGACGCCCACCGTGGTCAAACACATACGGACATACAAGCAGCGGGACCCCGGGATTTTTGCGTGGGAGATCCGGGACAGGCTACTCGCCGACGGGGTCTGCGACAAGTTCAACCTGCCCTCGGTCAGTTCCATCAGCAGGATCCTGCGCAACAAGATCGGGAACCTGTCGCAGCAGAGCCAGTACGAGTCCGGGAAGCAGGGCCCTCACCCGCCGCCGCAGCCCACCATACCATACAACCACTTGTACTCCTACCCGGGCTCCAAGGTGCCCACTCCCCCGGGCATGCCCACGCTACCTGGACACATGGCCATGCACAGGATATGGCCCTCCTCGCACTCCGTCACAGATATTCTGGGGATTCGATCCATCACAGAGCAACAAA ACGCCGAGTGGCTTGCCCACAGTGAGCAGCTCTGCCACAGCGCCCAGCATGCCTCGCTGCCCCCCTCCCACCCCAGTGTCACCCTACACGGCGTGCAGCGCCACCACGTCGGCCTGTGTGACCGGAGCCACATGGCCGCCGGCCAGTGGCAGTGCTCCATCTCCCCGCAGCTGTGA